The following proteins are co-located in the Triplophysa dalaica isolate WHDGS20190420 chromosome 2, ASM1584641v1, whole genome shotgun sequence genome:
- the LOC130433018 gene encoding uncharacterized protein LOC130433018 isoform X2 encodes MLPLGDIIKRHGISFHCYADDTQLYISSMPHETQQFHRIKDCIVDLKMWMSNNFLLLNSDKTEVLLTGPKTAMRNNQEYCLTIDGCSIKSSSSAKNLGVVFDSTLSFESHVANTCKIAFFHLKNISKLRHMLSLSDAEKLIHAFMTSRLDYCNALLGGCPAGLLQKLQLVQNAAARVLTRTKKYEHITPVLSTLHWLPIKHRINFKILLITYKALHGLAPQYLNELLLYYRPPRTLRSKGSCQLVIPRISKSSAGGRSFSYLAPKLWNILPCTVREADTLCQFKSRLKTHLFNLAYTTPP; translated from the coding sequence atgctacctctaggagatataataaagcgacacggaattagctttcactgttatgctgatgatactcaactttatatttcctcgatgcctcatgaaacccagcagtttcatcgaataaaggattgcatagttgacttaaaaatgtggatgagtaacaattttttactactaaactcggacaaaacagaagtgttacttactggaccgaaaactgctatgcgtaacaaccaagaatactgcttaacgattgacggatgctccataaaatcctcgtcatcagctaagaatcttggcgttgtatttgacagtactctctcatttgaaagccatgtcgcaaacacctgtaaaattgcatttttccatcttaagaatatatctaaattacgtcatatgctgtcactgtcagatgcagagaaattaattcatgcattcatgacatcaagactagattactgtaatgcacttctaggtggttgccctgcgggcctattacaaaaactgcaactggttcaaaacgcggcagctcgagttcttacacgtacaaaaaagtatgagcatataaccccggttctgtcaaccttgcactggttacctataaagcatcgcattaactttaagatcttgcttattacctataaagccctacatggtctagcgccgcagtatttgaatgaacttctattgtattacagaccaccacgtacattacgttctaaggggtcctgtcagttggtaatacctagaatttcaaaatcaagtgcaggtggtagatccttttcttatctagcgcctaaactttggaatattcttccctgcacggtccgggaggcagacacactctgtcagtttaaatctagactaaagactcatctttttaatcttgcatacactacacctccataa
- the LOC130433018 gene encoding uncharacterized protein LOC130433018 isoform X1, whose translation MLCLTETWLKPDDFITLNESVPHDYYYKHEPRLKCRGGGVAALYKNSFITSQKSNFKYSSFEVMVLHVSTPNTKDKTFLKFILAIVYRPPGHHTDFIKDFGGFLSELVLAADRVLVVGDFNIHVDNDTDALGLAFKDTLNSMGVSQHVSGPTHLRNHTLDLILSYGINVDDVKIVQQSEDISDHYLILCLLQWPTAANQTPCYKYGRTITSTTKDAFLDNLPELSKISSMSNNVDDFDTTIENFNSTFSEILDTVAPLRLKKIKNSSPTPWYNEHTQTLKKASRKMERNFKKTNLEVFRIAWKDSTRNYRNAIKTSRSAYFSTLIEENHHNPRFLFNTVAKLTKNKSSSTSDSDYQHNSDEFMNYFTSKIQDIREKIITMQPVVKSAEQTNYSTPKEKLQLFSTVDHDELSKIIKSSKSSTCMLDPIPTKLLKEMLPEIIDPLLSIINSSLTLGHVPKAFKVAVIRPLLKKNQTRPQRTRELQAYIEFTFYI comes from the coding sequence atgctttgtttgacagaaacatggctaaagccagatgattttattactctaaatgaatccgttccccatgattattactataaacacgagcctcgtctaaaatgtagagggggaggtgtcgctgcactttacaagaattcttttattacctctcagaagtctaattttaagtacagttctttcgaagtcatggtacttcacgtatcgacacctaatactaaggacaaaacatttttaaaatttattctagctattgtatataggcctccagggcaccacacagattttattaaagattttggtgggttcttatcagaactagtactggccgcagatagagtccttgtcgtcggtgactttaatatccatgtagacaatgatacagatgccttgggactggctttcaaagacactcttaactccatgggcgttagtcaacatgtgtcaggacccactcaccttcgtaatcatactttagatttaatactttcttatggtataaatgtggacgatgttaaaatcgttcagcagagtgaagatatttcggatcattatctgatattatgtttgcttcaatggcctacggctgcaaatcaaactccttgttacaaatatggtagaacgattacttcaactaccaaagatgcgtttctcgataatctgcctgaattgtctaaaatatccagcatgagtaataacgttgacgattttgacactactattgaaaattttaactctactttctcggaaatattagacacagttgctcctctgcgtttaaagaaaattaaaaatagcagcccaacaccgtggtataatgaacacactcagactctaaaaaaagcatcccgtaaaatggagcgcaactttaagaaaacgaatttagaggtatttcgtatagcatggaaggatagtactcgaaattacaggaatgcaataaaaacgtctagatccgcctacttttcaacactaatagaggaaaaccatcacaaccctaggttcttatttaacaccgtggctaaattaacaaaaaataagtcgtcatcgacgtcagattctgattatcagcataacagtgatgaatttatgaactacttcacaagtaaaatccaagatataagagaaaaaattataacaatgcaacctgtagtgaaatccgctgaacaaactaactacagcacccctaaggagaaattgcaattattttctacagtagatcacgatgaactgtctaaaatcattaaatcatctaaatcatcaacatgcatgctagaccctatacctacaaaactactgaaagaaatgctccccgaaattatagatcctcttcttagtattattaactcatctctgacattaggacatgtgcctaaagcatttaaggtggctgttataaggcctcttttaaaaaaaaaccaaactcgaccccaaagaactagggaattacaggcctatatcgaatttaccttttatatctaa